The DNA window gtcAGTGTCGTTTGTGTATAGTTTGTCCTTGATTCTACTGTCtttctttgttcaactgtaaatgCATGCCAGGTAATGAATgtgaggtagtatatggtgacgtcgatgtactcagataataaatttactgtgagtTTTGGTGTGTTGTGATCATTTTGCAACGTCAAAGTTGAAGTTGCGTTTGTTGCCGTGTGctgaggtgcaatgaaaaacttacttgcagtgacatcacaggcacagagcatcgggtaagcagcattcacaaaagAAACATAAgttaaaacataaattaaacacaatttttacaaggaaAAACACAAATAGAAGCAAAAGAATTTAATTTCAATGCAAAGTGAAGCTAACAGTGCTGTTGAGGTGTTGCATTAGGGTTGTGCCGGGCAGTTCATGCActgaatggttgaaaggaagtagctATTCTTGAAACTGGTGCTGTGGAACTTCAAGGTTCTGTACGTCCTACCCGAGGGTGGTCGCAAGAAGAAGGCACGGTCCGGATGGTGGTGAATTTTGACGATGGATCTTGCCATCTTGAGGAGGCCTCTCATGTAAATACTACTAAAGGGTTAATCCCTTGCCAGGTTGGGGTGCTCTTGCTGAGGCTCTCACCTTGTAGAGGGCCGACATGGAGGCTGACGCCACAACGAGCGTAATTCCGATGACAGAGTGGCTATGGAAACCGTCGGCGTAAGTGATCATCACAATGCCAGCGATGGCAAGAATGGCAGCCACTATCTGGTGAGGAGAGATGGAGGCTCGGTTAGTcaaagagcactacagcacagaaacaggctccatGCCCATCTAGACTGTGCTGGTCTAGTCGTCTGCCTAAACCCATCTTCCTGCAGCCGAACTATATCCCTCCAATCTCATCTAAATGTTACATTTGAACCTGAGtctcacttctgctggcagctcgttcgaCACTTAAATGATGTTCCCGcttttaaatattttacctttcaccttaaacccatgacctctagttctaatctcaccaaCCTGAAGGgtgaaaagcctgcttgtattcactccatctatatctctcataattcTGTATGCTTCTataaaatcttccctcattctcttaAGTTCCAGTGAaaaaagtcctaaactattcaacctctccctattATTCAGGTCCTataactaagaaaggatgtgctggcatcctagaggttccagaggaggtttatgagaattatcccaggaataaaagggttaatgtgtgagaaaTGCTTGAAGCCTCTAGGCCCGCTCTAGCTGGAGTTCGGAAGAATGAATGGGAATCTTGTTGAAACCTAGcggatactgaaaggcctagatagagtggatgtttccaatagtgggggagtctagaaacaGTGGGCATGGCCTAGAATAGAAGGGTGTTtcattagaacagagacgaggaggaatttctttagccagaggtggtgagtctgtggaattcattgccacaaacggctgtggaggccacgtccttGGGTATGTTTAAAACTGAGGTTGACAGGTACTTGGTCAGCCAGGGCTTTAAAGGCTAagaggagaatgcaggagaatgagattaagagggaaaataatggCCATGGTGAGCCCTGGGGTCGTAGGTCACGGCTGAAGAAAGTTCGTCGGCCAGTGAAGAGTCAAGTCAGGAGCAGTTCCTCTGGATAACAGCCCTGCCTCCAAGGCAAAGGTTGTACGTTATGAAAACCagagattttgcagatactggaaatcctgagcaatacacacaaaatcctggaggaactcagcaggagagAGCAGCTCatatccctccatagatgctgcttgactctaCAAGTTTACTTTTATTTAGAGCAGggggtccacggcataaaaaaggtcTTAGAGACTTAGAGACACTTCGCAGAGCAGGCCTTTCCTGTCCTTCGAGCCAAGCTGTCCAGCAACACAcagatttaactctagcctaccCACCAGACAATTCACAATAACAAATTAACCTGCTCACCGGCACGCCGTTGGACTATGGGACAaaactggaggaaacacacatgcgCATAGGAAGGAGCTTACAAACTTGCTTACGGAGGATGCTGGATTTGAACTCCCAATTCCAACGCTCCTGGCTGTAACAGCATcgcgctaaccactactctaccgtgACGCCCCAACATGTTGCAGGTTAATGCCAGGAAAGTTCCCATCAAGGAGGTGCTCCTCTGTCACTGTTAATGTTCACTCTCGTCTCACGCGGTGTGGGACGGGACAGGAACACCCTTCACGCAGTGTGGGACGGGAACGtatagacagacaatggtggtgctATTCCCAGGCTCTGTCTCCATGCAGTcacactgtcctcagtcagtctcaGGTTATCTCATTCATCAatcagcacagaaagaggccattcagctctcTCTATCTGTGCTGACCTTCAGGCACCCATTTAGACTAACCTTACACAAATCCAGTCTTGAATTGACACCAGCTTCCCCAAAACTAGCTGGATTTATCTCAGCCAATTAGCAGAACAATCATGTCAGGGGCTATTTACCACAGCCAATTAAACCCATCTCCTTCATCCGGGAGGGGGTATTTACCACAGTCTGTGTACCCACCAACCCAGTCGTTGGGGTGTGGTTTCCTGtggggtcacaggaagaatgttcaGACTCCGCCCATGGCAATGTGCCTGGGGATCGAACCTGAGTCTCTGGCGCCATAGGGCAGAGATTCTACCAGCTATGTCACTGTGCCACCACTGAGCAGGAGGACAAACTGCCTGCCCTCACACGCCGAGGGCTCCTACCTGTTGTAAAGCGCTCCCTTCTGCCCCTAGTCTGTGTCGTAAGGCGCTCCTTGTACAAAGTGTTAAGCAGGACGCATGACTCACCCGGACCCCCATGAACTTGTCCCGTAGGACAATCCATGACAGCAGAAAGACAAAGGCCTTGTTACAGCAGAAGAGAGCAGAGGCATCCGTGACACTTATCTTCTTCAGGGCCAGTAGGTATAGGTAATGGGTTAGAGTCCACAGGACGCAGAAGGGGGCGGCCCTGGTGAAGAATATTTTGATGGTTAAGCCGTCATCCCCATAGAACCTGCAGCATTCCCTGCCGGGGAGAAGGACGAGAGTTAGTAACGCCTCGCAGCGATGGCGACCCATGTttaattcctgcctctgtctctgccttctcctcgtgaccgtgtagatttcctctgggtgctccagtttcctcccacgttccaaagacgtttagtttagggttagtgagctgtgggtatgctatgttggcccATGGAACTGCACTGTGTTATGCCCCTCCACTcccaccacaagaccataagatattgcagcagaattaggccattcagctaagtctgctctgccaatcgaTCTTGGCtgaattattttccctctcaaccccattcttctgccttctcccctttaCAAATGCCTTTacaaatcaggaacctatcaaactccactttaagtttgtaagtttgatgtcagtggtgggtaaattaatggaaagtattcttagagatggggtatataattatctggatagacagggtctgattaggaacagtcaacatggatttgtgcgtggaaggtcatgtttaacaaatcttactgaattttttgaagaggttactaggaaagttgacgagggtaaagcagtggatgttgtctatatggacttcagtaaggcctttgacaaggttccgcacagaaggttagttaggaaggttcaatcgttaggtattaatattgaaatagtaaaatggattcaacagtgtctggatgggagatgccagagagtagtggtggataactgtttgtcaggttggaggccagtgactagtggtgtgcctcagggatctgtactgggtccaatgttgtttgtcatatacattaatgatctggatgatggggaggtaaattggattagtaagtatgcagatgatactaagataggtagcgttgtggataatgaagtaggttttcaaagtttgcagagagatttaggccagttagaagagtgggctgaaagatggcaggtggagtttaatgctgataagtgtgaggtgctacattttggtaggaataatccaaataggacatacatggtaaatggtagggcattgaagaatgcagtagaacagagtgatctaggaataatggtgcatagttccctgaaggtggaatctcatgtgcatagggtggtgaagaaagcttttggtatgctggcctttataaatcagggcattgaatataggagttgggatgtaatgttaaaattgtacaaggcattggtaaggctgaatgtggagtattgtgtacagttctggtcactgaattataggaaagatgtcaacaagatagagagagtacagagaagatttactagaatgttacctgggtttcagcacctaagttacagagaaaggttgaacaagttaggtctttattctttggagcgtagaaggttgaggggggacttgatagaggtatttaaaattatgagggggatagatacagttgacgttgataggctttttccattgagagtaggggagattcaaacaagaggacatgagttgagagttagggggcaaaagtttaggggtaacacgagggggaatttctttactcagagagtggcagctgtgtggtacgagcttccagtagaagtggtaaaggcaggttcgatattgtcatttgaagtaaaattggataggtatatggacaggaaaggaatggagggttatgggctgactgcaggtcggtgggactaggtgagagtaagcgttcggcacggactagaagggccgagatgacctgtttccgtgctgtaattgttatatggttatataaatattcccaatgacttgcctatagcaatgaattccacagatttatcaccctctgactacaaaattccttcccatctctgttctaaatggatgcccttctattctgaggactcctccactattagaaacatcctctgcatgttCACTCTATATAGGACTTTCAAGATTCCgtgctttcaatgagatccttcctcattcttctaaactccagatagtactgactcagagccatcaaacgctcctcaaacattaaccctttcagtcctgggatcattcttgtgaaccacctcctctggaacctctctgatgccagcacatcctttcttacataTGGAGTCTAAAACTgtgcacagtattccaaatgtggccaaTACCTCTGTTGCTGAGCTTGAGTCTGCACACTGGCTGCTCAGGTACAATATCTCTTAAAACCACAGACTGGGAGCCCTCACATTCCAGGAGAGTTCTTCACTCCTCACTGGAAGATGGACTGAATTTTTCACAGCAGTGAATTCAGATTGGAATTGATACTGAATGATAGGGGTGTGCTAACAGTCGTCAGTCGTGCCCAAGATGTTATGAACACATACACAGGTAGAGTTAACACCCAAGTTATGAGGCACAACTCAAGAAACCCAGctttgaaagcaaggatgtaatgctgaggctttataaggcattgttcaaaGCGCACTTGGAGCAtcatgagcagctttgggccccttatctaataaaggctgtgctgacgttggagaggatccagaggagattcacaagacttatcccaggaatgaaagcgtttacatatgaggagtgtctgatggctGTGGACCTgggctcgctggagtttagaagaattggggtggggggaggggaatcttGTTGATATcttccaaatattgaaagacctaaatagagtggacatagagaggatgtttctaatagcAAGAGaagctaggaccagagggcacagcttcagaatagaaggatatccattTGCCACAGGGATGAAGAGGAATGTTTCTTAGCGAGAGGGTGGTAAGACTGTGGAAATCTTTGCTACAGGTGTCcacagaggccaagtcactgtttcaatttaatgtggaggttgacagttcttggttagtaaggacATTAAAGGTTGTGAAGGGAAGGCAGAGGAAGGGGGTTGAGCGAGAAAATCAATTAgctataattgaatggcagagacgactcgatgggctgaatagcctgactCTTCTCCTATGTTTTGTTGACTTATCGAGCTGTCAGTGAGAATTCTGTACTCCTTCCCAAATTCTCCCTGTCCCTCCCAACAACATGAGGGTTTCTGTGTTCAATAGCTGTAAATTGCTCCTGTTTTGTGGGTTGGGTTGGGTTGGAAGGAAGAGGTGCCTGAAAATCAGAGGAATTGATAGGGGTGGTAGACAAGGGAAGAGATTAATGTCAGGGGCAAACAAAGAATGGAAGTGCTGAAAGGCCTATCTGTACACCAAATCACTCAATGATTCTgatgcccactcactcactgattcTAATACCCAGCCAATGATTCTgatgcccactcactcactgattcTAATACCCAGCCAATGATTCTgatgcccactcactcactgattcTAATACCCAGCCAATGATTCTaatgcccactcactcactgattcTAATACCCAGCCAATGATTCTAATGCCCACTCACTCACTTATTCTAATATCCAATCACTCAATGATTCTAatatccactcactcactgattcTAATATCCAATCACTCAATGATTCTAATATACAGTCACCAAATGATTCTAATATCCAATCACTCACTGATTCTAATATCCAATCACTCAATGATTCTAatatccactcactcactgattcTAATATCCAATCACTCAATGATTCTAATATACAGTCACTCAATGATTCTAATATCCAATCACTCAATGATTCTAATACCCACTCACTCAAAGATTCTGATGCCCACTCACTCAATGATTCTGATGCCCACTCACTCAATGATTCTGATGCCCACTCACTCAAAGATTCTGATGCCCACTCACTCAATGATTCTgatgcccactcactcactgattcTAATATCCAATCACTCAATGATTCTAATAAACAGTCACTCAATGATTCTAATATCCAATCACTCAATGATTCTAATACCCACTCACTCAAAGATTCTGATGCCCACTTACTCAATGATTCTGATGCCCACTCACTCAAAGATTCTGATGCCATCACTCAATGATTCCGatgcccactcacacaatgattCTGATGCCCACTCACTCAAAGATTCTGATGCCAACTCACTCAAAGATTCTGATGCCCACTCACTCAAAGATTCTGatgcccactcacacaatgattCTAATATCCAATCACTCAAAGATTCTGATGCCCACTCACTCAAAGATTCTGATGCCATCACACAAAGATTCTGATGCCATCACTCAAAGATTCTGATGCCCACTCACTCAATGATTCTGATGCCATCACTCAATGATTCTAATACCCACTCACTCAAAGATTCTGATGCCATCACTCAATGATTCTGATGCCATCACTCAAAGATTCTGATACCATCACTCAATGATTCTGATGCCATCACTCAAAGATTCTGATGCCATCACTCAATGATTCTGATGCCATCACTCAAAAGATTCTGATGCCCACTCACTCAAAGATTCTGATGCCATCACTCAATGATTCTGATGCCATCACTCAATGATTCTGATGCCATCACTCAAAGATTCTGATGCCCACTCACTCAAAGATTCTGATGCCATCACTCAATGATTCTGATGCCATCACTCAAAGATTCTGATGCCCACTCACTCAATGATTCTGATGCCACCACTCAATGATTCTGATGCCCACTCAAAGATTCTGATGCCATCACTCAATGATTCTAATACCCACTCACTCAAAGATTCTGATGCCATCACTCAAAGATTCTGATGTCCACTCACTCAAAGATTCTGATGCCCACTCACTCAATGATTCTGATGCCCACTCACTCAATGATTCTCATACCCACTTACTCAATGATTCTAATACCCACTCACTCAAAGATTCTGATGCCATCACTCAATGATTCTGCTGCCCACTCACTCAAAGATTCTGATGCCATCACTCAATGATTCTGATGCCCACTCACTCAAAGATTCTGATGCCATCACTCAATGATTCTGATGCCCACTCACTCAAAGATTCTGATGCCATCACTCAATGATTCTGATGCCCACTCACTCAAAGTTTCTGATGCCCACTCACACGATTCTAATATCCAATCACTCAATGATTCTGATGCCCACTCACTCAAAGATTCTAATACCCACTCACTCAAAGATTCTGATGCCCACTCACTCAAAGATTCTGATGCCCACTCACACGATTCTAATATCCAATCACTCAAAGATTCTGATGCCATCACTCAATGATTCTGATGCCATCACTCAATGATTCTGATGCCCACTCACTCAGATTCTGATGCCATCACTCAATGATTCTGATGCCCACTCACACGATTCTAATATCCAATCACTCAATGATTCTGATGCCCACTCACTCAAAGATTCTAATACCCACTCACTCAAAGATTCTGATGCCCACTCACTCAAAGATTCTGATGCCCACTCACACGATTCTAATATCCAATCACTCAAAGATTCTGATGCCATCACTCAATGATTCTGATGCCATCACTCAATGATTCTGATGCCCACTCACTCAGATTCTGATGCCATCACTCAATGATTCTGATGCCCACTCACACGATTCTAATATCCAATCACTCAAAGATTCTGATGCCATCACTCAATGATTCTGATGCCCACTCACTCAGATTCTGATGCCATCACTCAATGATTCTGATGCCCACTCACACGATTCTAATATCCAATCACTCAAAGATTCTGATGCCCACTCACTCAAAGATTCTGATGCCATCACTCAATGATTCTAATGCCCACTCACTCAATGATTCTAATGCCCACTCACTCAATGATTCCAATGCCCAATCACTCAATGATTCTAATCCCCCATCAGTCAATGATATAATACACAATCATTCAATGAGTGTTTCTGTTGGCTCAGAGCTGAGGAGGTTCAGTTTGTAGATAATGAAATTGCCCTGGGATATACAATGGCCAGGCACGTTAACTCTGACGGCAGTACTGAGAAGCATGAGCAGCCTGCAGGGTCAGAGAAACCACAGGTTGCTGCTCCTGCAGTGCCACTGCTGTCAGGTGGACCTATCTGAGCCTCCTCCGGGAGACAAGGGTCTCCCTCTCTAAGGATGCTAGTGTGGGGCTCCATCTCTCTAGCTGAGCAAAGTGccatctccatctctccaccctgACAGTCCCAGCACAGAGCTCCGTCTCCTTACTCCCAACAGCCCTAATGCAGAGCTCCATCTCTCTACCCTGACAGTCCCAGCACAGAGCTCCGTCTCCTTACTCCAACAGCCCTAATGCAGAGCTCCTACTCTCCACCCGAGCACAACTTCCTCACCCCATGAGGGACGCAGTACAGagctccatctctccaccctgACAGCCCCAGCACAGAGCTCCGTCTCCCTGCACCGTGGACCCCGGCATGGAGCTCCCCACCTGAATTGTTGCAGAGGTGTCTGCTTCTCCTCGGCGCTCCAGGCGTGTCCGATGTAGTAGAGCGGGAAGAAGAGGAGGTTCCAGGTGGCGGCGAACCAGGTGACGGCGAAAGGTGCATCAAAGGACCGGAAGGTGATCTTGGCCAGCTGGCTGGTGCCCGCCCAGGACGAGCAGACACTCAGGAACACCGCCCAGCCCCACAAGGCCTGCTTCAGCCGGGCAACAGAGAAACCTCGCAGGTACCGGCAGCAGGCTGGGCCGCTCCTCCACCATCGGCTCCTCCTCCCTCCTCTGGCTTCCTCCTGCGTCTCCACCTCCGTCCGGACTGAGCTGCCCCCTGCCTTGCTCGCCTCCGCTCGCACTGAGCCACTCCCGGCCTTGCTCGCCTCCTCTGGTTTTTCATCTGCTGtaaggggagtgggggggggggggggggggggaaggggtcgAAGGTCAGTCCAGATCCCAAATGTCGATCAGTAACAAACCCTGGGCGACTGTCCTGGGAAGAGACAGACACCACTGACATTTCTACAATTCTCTGGGATACCCCATCAGGAACCCCATTAATAAATTACAggggaagaattaggccattcagcccattgagtcagctctgtcattcaatcatggctgatttttttcagCCCGATTCTCCCATCTTCTCCCCATAGTCCTTAAATCCcttaccaatcaggaacctatcaatctctgctttaaatacacccaatgacttgacctccatcaTCCTCGGTGGCAATGAAATTCCGTCTAATCTCTTCTAAAGGGAcctctctttattctgaggctgtgcctttagatcctagactctcccatctaggaaacatcctctcaatgtccaTTCTACCAGGCCTATCATATTGgactggtttcaatgagatcctccatcaCGTACGGACCCAAGGACACCAAACGTTCCTCGTGTGTTAATGAGCATAGTGAACTCTGGTTTTAAATTCCACGCTGGATATTTAAGCAGGTCACCAACACTTGCACGATCCTCAGCCAAAACATTTCACCATTAATAACCAACAACCACGTATTCCCAAATTCCCCAAGGATAGACcaggatttcaacttccctaatacagACTGGGACGTCTTTCGTCAAAGAAGTTCAGACAGGGTAGAATACGTTAGGGATACTGGAGTGAGTCCAGCTAGAGTGTGGGCTACACTGCACCTGGTGTTGAGTAATGAGCCTGATCTTTCGCTGGGAACATCTGTGATTGAGATAACTTAAGACAGCTGTACATACGGATAAGTATGGACCTTATGGGAGAGTGTTAAATTGAAGCAGGGCAAATTGCAAGAGTATTAAGCAGGACCTAGGGAGAGTTAACTAGGAAAAGCTGTTTTGGGTTAAGTCAATTTCTGCCACGTGAAAGGTGTTTAGAGACCAACTTGCACAGGGTAAAGGACAGGTAGGTTCCAGTATGGCAAAGTCATGAAACTTTGGATTATGGCAATTtagtcaagaagcaaaaggtaAGGTTTAGTACACAAGAgatactgctgatgctggaaatcttgagtaacacacataaaatgctggaggaactcagcaagtcaggcaatgtctatggaggggaaaaaagagtcgacgttttgggaTGATACCCTTCATCAttcctggaaaggaagggggaagaaggtgaggagaggggaaggagtacaagccagAAGGAGATAGGCGAGGGGAAAgtaggagtgggggggggggatgaaataagaagctgggaggtgacatgtggaggaagtaaagggctgagaaaggaatctgagaggagaggtcagttgaccttgggagaaaggaaaggaggaggtgcACCAGAGAGATGCGATGGGCAGTTGAGGAGAAGATAAGGGGTGAGAAGGGAGTCAGAGTGGTGAATGGAAAAGAGAGGGGCGAGTAATAGCGGACAGCTAGAGAAATTGATGTCcgtactgtcaggttggagactacccagatggaatatgaagattACTGGGGGTGGTGGAGTCACCACACAGGTCACAGGGAGTGCGGGTTCACACAACACAAGACTGGGAAGTGCGGATTCGTACAATGTGGGACGggggaatcaaaatcaggtttattatcactggcatgtggtgtgaaatttgttaacttagcagcagcagttcaatgtaatacataatctaacagggagagaaaaataataataataataataaataaaaaacataataataaatgaacaagtaaatcaattacatatattgaatagattttttaaaatgtgcaaaaacagaaatgctgtatacagtattaaaaaagtgaggtagtgttcatgggttcaatgtccatttaggaatcagatggcagaagggaagaagctgttcctgaatcgctgagtgtgtaccttcaggcttctgtacctcctacctgatattaacaatgagaaaagggcatgccctgggtgctggaggtccttaataatggatgttgcctttctgagataccgctccctgaagataacctgggtactttgtaggctagtaaccaagatggagctgactagatttacaaccttctgcagcttctctcagtcctgtgcagtagcccctccataccagatagtgatgtagcctgtcagaatgctctccacggtacaactatagaagttttgagtgtatttgttgacatacaaaatctcttcaaactcctaatgaagtacagtcactgtcttgccttctttataactacatcaatatgttgggaccaggttagatccttagagatcttgacacccaggaacatgaagctgctcactttctccacttccgatccctctatgaggattggtatgtgttccttcgtcttacccttcctgaagtccacactcagttcttttgtcttgctgatgttAAGCGCCGGTTGTTGCTGcggtaccactccactagttggtatatctcactcctgtacgccctctcgtcaccacctgagattctcccaacaatggttgtatcgtcagcaaattttcagatggtattggagctatgcctagccacacagtcatgtgtatgtagagagtagagcagtgggctaagcgctAAGTACAGAGTAATACAACACAGGATGGGGAGTGCAGATTTGTACAATGTGGGAGAGCAGATTCACAAGACACAGGGGAGGGACAGTATGGATCCACACAACACAAAAGAGGAGAGTGTGGATTCCCACAACACAGGACAGAGGGACTgtagattcacacaacacaggacagggggagtgtggattcacacaacacaggacagggggtgtgtggattcacacaacacaggacagggagattggggattcacacaacacaggacagggggaGTGTGGATTCACTCAACACAGGACGGGGGAGTgtggattcacacaacacaggacagggagattggggattcacacaacacaggacagggagattggggattcacacaacacaggacagggggactgtagattcacacaacacaggacagggaGTTTGTAGAtacacacaacacaggacaggcGGACTgtggattcacacaacacaggacagggggaTTGTAGATTCACACCACACAGGACAGGGAGATTGTAGATTCACACAACACACGACAGGGAGATTGgggattcacacaacacaggacagggaGTTTgtagattcacacaacacaggacaggcGGACTgtggattcacacaacacaggacagggggaTTGTAGATTCACACCACACAGGACAGGGAGATTgtagattcacacaacacaggacagggagattgaggattcacacaacacaggacagggggactgtagattcacacaacacaggacaggcGGACTgtggattcacacaacaca is part of the Hemitrygon akajei chromosome 9, sHemAka1.3, whole genome shotgun sequence genome and encodes:
- the LOC140733373 gene encoding solute carrier family 35 member F3-like isoform X2; this encodes MKKHSARVAPLTACNSPVLTLTEVKADEKPEEASKAGSGSVRAEASKAGGSSVRTEVETQEEARGGRRSRWWRSGPACCRYLRGFSVARLKQALWGWAVFLSVCSSWAGTSQLAKITFRSFDAPFAVTWFAATWNLLFFPLYYIGHAWSAEEKQTPLQQFRECCRFYGDDGLTIKIFFTRAAPFCVLWTLTHYLYLLALKKISVTDASALFCCNKAFVFLLSWIVLRDKFMGVRIVAAILAIAGIVMITYADGFHSHSVIGITLVVASASMSALYKMLLGSAKYGEAALFLTVLGLFNVTFIICVPMALYFTGIEYWTSFSLIPWEKLCGIAILLLSFTILMNFGIAVTSPTLISVGVVLSVPVNAVVDAYTSDIIFNGVRVVAVLIICLGFLLLLLPEEWDRLAASLISRLRISKKEEPAEERSDPGFVGQSRRSKASRTSAASFSHSF
- the LOC140733373 gene encoding solute carrier family 35 member F3-like isoform X1 — protein: MKKHSARVAPLTACNSPVLTLTEVKADEKPEEASKAGSGSVRAEASKAGGSSVRTEVETQEEARGGRRSRWWRSGPACCRYLRGFSVARLKQALWGWAVFLSVCSSWAGTSQLAKITFRSFDAPFAVTWFAATWNLLFFPLYYIGHAWSAEEKQTPLQQFRECCRFYGDDGLTIKIFFTRAAPFCVLWTLTHYLYLLALKKISVTDASALFCCNKAFVFLLSWIVLRDKFMGVRIVAAILAIAGIVMITYADGFHSHSVIGITLVVASASMSALYKILFKMLLGSAKYGEAALFLTVLGLFNVTFIICVPMALYFTGIEYWTSFSLIPWEKLCGIAILLLSFTILMNFGIAVTSPTLISVGVVLSVPVNAVVDAYTSDIIFNGVRVVAVLIICLGFLLLLLPEEWDRLAASLISRLRISKKEEPAEERSDPGFVGQSRRSKASRTSAASFSHSF